The following nucleotide sequence is from Acidimicrobiia bacterium.
GGTTCCAGCTTTTGGGTTCTAGGTTCTACCGGCGCTCCACGGATTCCTGCCAGCCCTACGGCGATGGGCCAATTGCCAATTGCCAATTGCCCTCGTTCTCAGGGCACCGGGTTTCCTGAGTCGCTGGTCCCTTGTCGCGGGTCGCGGGTGGGCGGTTCCAGGTTTTGGGTTCTAGGTTCTACCGGCGCCTGGAGACGATCTCACATAACCCGGCCTCTGCCTACGGCGATGGGCCAATTGCCAATTGCCAATTGCCCTCGTTCTCAGGGCACCGGACTCGCCCCATCGTTATGCTCCGACCACCATGGAGGGTCTCATCGATACTGCTCGCCAACTCGTCGCTCACAAGGACATGGCTGCCCTGGTCGAGTACCTGGCCGACGGAACCGACCCCGTCGAAGCACTCGATGTCTTTCGCTCGTTGGCGAATGAGGCCTACTGGGAGCGCAAAGATCTGGACCAAGCAATGGCGATTGCTCGATCCGGGATCACTTTTGGCTTGGCGCGGTCGGCCGGCTCGGACCAGGCGTACGACCTCCGGAGCGCGGTCAAGGCAATAGCGTTCAACCTCGCCTCGTTTGCCTGGCCGGGTTGGAATGAAGATGGGATCGAGATCAACCGGCACCACCTCACCGCTGCGCTTGACTCCGCCCGAACCAACGTGCGGTTGGCCGTCGAGTTGGAGAAGGGGTCGGTTGCGATCGCGCGAGGCCACTGGATGGTGGGGGCGACGCTCCTGGCGCTCGAACGGTATCAAGAGTCGATAGCCGAGTTTCTGGCCGCTCGATTGTCGGCCGACGAAGGTCGATCTGAGGTGGAGTCTGCGATGGCCGAGGGATACGCAGCCCTGGTCCGGGTCATAGAGCGTCCAGGCGAGCAAGAGCTCGAGGATGAGCTTGGCGAGCTCCTGGAAAGGCTGCGCTCGACAGAGGACGGCGACTCCTATGCCGGTCAGATCGAGACGGCCAAGCGCGTCTTCACGCCGAATAACTAGCAAGCGGTGAGAAGTTCTAGGTTTTGGGTTCTGGGTTTCTACCGCGCCGGCAGTCACTCTTGAGGCTCATTGCTCACAGCTTCCTGCGAAGTGGCGATTACCGATTGCTCGATTCCTGCGTCTCGGTTTCTACCTTGTGACGATGGTCCCTAGTGTTCAGGTCGGGCAGCGGCGGACACTTGTTCTGCCGGTTTGTCGGCTTTTTCGTAACAAGGAGAGGAAGGGAATGTCCAGAACGAAGGTATCCCGCGTTCTCTTGGTGTTCGTCGCGTTCGCACTCGTCGCCGCAGCCTGCGGCGACGCTGAACCCGTTGATGCCGAGGGTTTCAAATTCGGAATGATCCTGGTTGGACCACAGAACGACCACGGCTGGAGCCAGGCACACTTCGAGGCGGGTCAGTACGTCGCCGAACTCACCGGTGCCGAGATGATCGTGCAGGACAAAGTCAATCCGGCCGACCTGCCGGAGAAGACTGTTGATCAGGTGGCGGCCGACCTCATTGCCCTGGGTGCGCAGCTCGTCTTTGCCACGTCGGACGATATGAAGGACGGTGTCCTTCTGGCTGCCGAGCAGAATCCCGATGTACCGATGATCTGGTCGTCCGGGGACAGCGCCTGGGAAGATGGCAAGGCGTTCGCCGGTCTCGACAACCTGGGCAATGTGATGGGCAAAATGGAGTTCGGCAAGATGATTGCCGGTTGCGCAGCCGGGTTGACTACTCAGACCGGGTCGATCGGCTACGTGGGTCCGCTCACCAACGACGAAACCCAACGGCTGGTCAACTCAGCGTATCTCGGAGCCAAGTACTGCTGGGAGAACTACCGCGGTGAGACGACCGCGCTGGACTTCGCAGTGACCTGGATCGGGTTCTGGTTCAATATTCCCGGGTTCACTCTGGATCCGACACAGGTCTCCAACGAGTTCCTCGACTCCGGTGCCGACGTGCTGATCTCAGGCATTGACACCACTGAAGCACTGGTGGAGGCAGGGAAACGGGCGAGCGAGGGCGAGGCCGTTTGGTCCGTTCCCTACGACTTCGAAGGTGCGTGCGCAGAGGCGCCGGAGATCTGCCTGGGCACCCCCTACTTCAACTGGGGACCGGCCTATCTAGAGATCGTCAATTCGGTCGTCAATGGTGACTTCAAAGCCGATTGGCAATGGAACGGACCGGACTGGGACAACCTCACCGACAACACCAAGACGGCCGTCGGGTGGGTGAGTGGCGACGGTCTCTCGGCCGACGCTTCTTCCGACCTCGATGACTTCATCGCCGGTCTGGGTTCGGGAGACATCAATCTCTTCACCGGGCCCCTCAACTACCAGGATGGAAGCGTCTATCTCGCCGACGGCGAGGAAGCTACGGACTTCCAGATCTGGTACACGGAGCAGCTGCTCGAAGGCATCACGGGAGAAAGCGCCTCAGGCGAATAGAACAAAAGGCCCGATACGAAGAAGGGGGAGGGGAGCAATCCCCTCCCCCTCTCAATGTTCTAGGTTCTAGGTTTTGGGTTCTACGTGGGCTACCGATAACTCAGAACCTACAACTCAGAACCTCCGCAGGCTCTTGACCAATTGCCAATTGCCAATTGCCAATTGCCTAGGGCCCATTGCCAATGGCTAATTCCCCGGGACCAGCCGCGCGACGGTGTCGCCGCGTTAGTCTCCCCGCATGGGCTTCGAGCTGCGTGAGATCCACAAGCACTTCGGACCGGTGCGCGCCAACGACGGAGTCAACCTCAGCGTCGCATCCGGGGAGCTCCACGGGCTGCTCGGCGAGAACGGGGCGGGCAAGTCCACCCTCATGAAGGTCCTGTCGGGCTTTCACCTGAAAACCTCCGGCGAGATCCTTGTTGATGGAGAACCGGTCGAACTGAGGACGCCGGCCGACGCAATGCTGCACGGCATCGGCATGCTGCATCAGGATCCACTCGTGTTCTTGCCGTTCACGGTGCTCGACAACTTCCTCATCGGCAGTCCCGGCCCAGAGCGGGTGAACCGGCGCGAAGCTGCCCGCGATTTGGCCGCGCTGGCCGAGCGCTTCGACTTCAGTTTCGATCCTGATACGCCGACCAGGAGGCTCACGGTTGGTGAGCGTCAACAGCTCGAGATCCTCCGGTTGCTGTGGCTGGGTGCCCGTGTGTTGATCCTCGATGAACCCACCACGGGCATCTCGGCACCGCAACGCCTCAAGCTGTTCGCAACGTTGCGTGAGCTCGCCGCAGATGGAATGAGCGTGGTCTTCGTTTCGCACAAGTTGGAAGAGGTTGAGGAACTGTGCGAGCGGGTCACGATCATACGGGCCGGTGCGGTCGTGGGAGAACGAGATCTCCCCTGTCCGGCTTCGGAATTGGTCGAGCTGATGTTCGGCGGCGAAGTGGAGGTGGGCGAGCGGCCCGTCGTCGGCCTGGGCCCACCCCGTCTGGTTGTATCCGGGCTCGGGGTGCATGACCGGATGGTCGGCGTTGAGGACTTCGACCTCGAGGTGACTGAAGGCGAGGTGATCGGGCTGGCCGGGCTGGAGGGCAGCGGCCAGCGGATCGTGCTCGACGCTCTCTCCGGCCTGCGGCGGGCGCAAGCCGGGGCGATCAAGGTGGGGGGACGGGACCTCACGAGGACCGGATACCGCGGGTATCTCGCAGCCGGCGTGCAGTTCCTTCCGGCCGGCCGTCTCGAGGAGGGCCTCGTGGCCGGACTGACACTGACCGAGCACTTCGTTCTCGCCGGTCGTCGCGATGGTTTTCGTATCGACTGGGATGGTGCCAGAGAAGAAGCCGCCCGTGACATTGCTGAACACTTCATCAAGGGAACTCCCGAGTCCACCGCCGAGTCGCTCTCCGGTGGTAATCAACAGCGTCTTCTCCTCGCCATGCTGCAAGAGAACCTCTCGGTCCTGCTGATGGAACATCCGACGCGCGGCCTCGACATCGAATCAGCAGCCTGGGTCTGGGAACAGCTTCTGCTACGACGGGAAGACGGCACGGCGATCGTCTTTGCCTCAGCCGACCTCGATGAGCTGCTCGAATACAGCGACCGGATTCTCGTGTTCTTCAACGGATCTGTTCTTGCGGAAGTGAGCGCGCGCAAATCGAGTGTCGACGAACTTGGTCACCTCATCGGGGGGAAGGTGAGTCGATGAATCTCGCCGATCTCTGGAAACGCAGCCGGACGGGGGTCC
It contains:
- a CDS encoding BMP family ABC transporter substrate-binding protein, giving the protein MSRTKVSRVLLVFVAFALVAAACGDAEPVDAEGFKFGMILVGPQNDHGWSQAHFEAGQYVAELTGAEMIVQDKVNPADLPEKTVDQVAADLIALGAQLVFATSDDMKDGVLLAAEQNPDVPMIWSSGDSAWEDGKAFAGLDNLGNVMGKMEFGKMIAGCAAGLTTQTGSIGYVGPLTNDETQRLVNSAYLGAKYCWENYRGETTALDFAVTWIGFWFNIPGFTLDPTQVSNEFLDSGADVLISGIDTTEALVEAGKRASEGEAVWSVPYDFEGACAEAPEICLGTPYFNWGPAYLEIVNSVVNGDFKADWQWNGPDWDNLTDNTKTAVGWVSGDGLSADASSDLDDFIAGLGSGDINLFTGPLNYQDGSVYLADGEEATDFQIWYTEQLLEGITGESASGE
- a CDS encoding ATP-binding cassette domain-containing protein, whose amino-acid sequence is MGFELREIHKHFGPVRANDGVNLSVASGELHGLLGENGAGKSTLMKVLSGFHLKTSGEILVDGEPVELRTPADAMLHGIGMLHQDPLVFLPFTVLDNFLIGSPGPERVNRREAARDLAALAERFDFSFDPDTPTRRLTVGERQQLEILRLLWLGARVLILDEPTTGISAPQRLKLFATLRELAADGMSVVFVSHKLEEVEELCERVTIIRAGAVVGERDLPCPASELVELMFGGEVEVGERPVVGLGPPRLVVSGLGVHDRMVGVEDFDLEVTEGEVIGLAGLEGSGQRIVLDALSGLRRAQAGAIKVGGRDLTRTGYRGYLAAGVQFLPAGRLEEGLVAGLTLTEHFVLAGRRDGFRIDWDGAREEAARDIAEHFIKGTPESTAESLSGGNQQRLLLAMLQENLSVLLMEHPTRGLDIESAAWVWEQLLLRREDGTAIVFASADLDELLEYSDRILVFFNGSVLAEVSARKSSVDELGHLIGGKVSR